One Helicobacter pylori NCTC 11637 = CCUG 17874 = ATCC 43504 = JCM 12093 genomic window, AGAAGTGGTTGAAATTGAAACGATTAAAAATTACCTTTATCTCATGCATTTAATAGAAAATAAAGAAGAGGTGGCTAAAATCCTGCATGTTTCAAAAGCGTCATTAGATTTGAAAAAAATCGCTCTGAATTATTTAAAATCTTATGATGAAAATCTTTTTTGGCAAGAAATTAACACAACCGAGCGTTTAGAAAATGTGATCGATCTTTTATGGGATATGAATATCCCTGCTTTTATTTTAGAAAAACATGCCGTTTTGCAAGACATCGCGCGATCCCAAGGGCTGCTTTTGGACAACAAACCTTGCCAAGTTTTTGAATTAGAGGTTTTACGCGCTCTATTGAATAGCCCTATAAAAGCGAGTCTGACTTTTGAATACCGCTGCAAGCATTGCAAACAAATCTTTCCTTTTGAAAGCCATAGGTGCCCTATGTGTTACCAGTTAGCGTTTATGGATGTGGTGCTTAAAATTTCTAAAGAAAGCTATGGGAGTGGATTGAATGCAAGAAATTGAAATTTTTTGCGATGGCTCTTCTTTAGGCAATCCTGGGCCAGGCGGTTATGCGGCGATTTTACGCTATAAGGATAAAGAAAAAATCGTCAGTGGGGGCGAAGAATTCACCACGAATAACCGCATGGAATTAAGAGCGCTCAATGAAGCGTTAAAAATTTTGAAACGCCCATGCCGTATCACGCTTTATAGCGATTCGCAATACGTGTGCCAAGCGATCAATGTGTGGCTATTTAACTGGCAAAAAAAGAATTTTTCTAAAGTCAAAAATGTGGATTTGTGGAAAGAATTTTTAGAAGTCTCTAAAGGGCATTTGATCATGGCGGTGTGGATTAAGGGGCATAATGGGCATGCCGAGAATGAACGATGCGACAGCCTCGCTAAATTAGAGGCTCAAAAACGCACTAAAACGACCACTTAAAGGGAAAAATGATGAAAAACAAACGCTCTCAAAATAGCCCTTACATAACGCCTAATAGCTCTTACACAGCGCTAGAAAAAGCTTTGGGGTATTCTTTTAAAGACAAGCGTTTATTGGAACAAGCCTTAACGCATAAATCATGCAAGCTCGCTTTAAACAATGAGCGCTTGGAATTTTTGGGCGATGCGGTGTTGGGTTTGGTGATAGGGGAGTTGCTATACCATAAATTCTATCAATACGATGAGGGAAAACTCTCTAAATTAAGGGCTTCTATTGTGAGTGCGCATGGTTTTACTAAATTAGCGAAAGCGATCGCTTTGCAAGATTATTTGCGCGTTTCTTCTTCTGAAGAAATTTCTAAGGGGAGAGAAAAACCCTCTATTCTGTCAAGCGCTTTTGAGGCTTTAATGGCCGGGGTGTATTTAGAAGCGGGGTTAGCTAAGGTGCGCAAAATCATGCAAAATTTACTCAATCGCGCTTACAAGCGTTTGGATTTGGAACATTTGTTTATGGACTATAAAACCGCCTTACAGGAATTAACCCAAGCGCAATTTTGCGTGATCCCCACTTACCAATTGCTCAAAGAAAAAGGGCCAGACCATCATAAAGAATTTGAAATGGCTCTATACATTCAAGATAAAATGTATGCGACCGCTAAAGGCAAAAGCAAAAAAGAAGCCGAACAGCAATGCGCTTATCAAGCGCTTCAAAAACTGAAGGAAGCCAAATGAACACTTTGGGGCGTTTTTTAAGGCTCACGACTTTTGGGGAATCGCATGGGGATGTGATAGGGGGGGTATTAGACGGCATGCCTAGCGGGATTAAAATAGACTATGCGCTATTAGAAAATGAAATGAAGCGCCGCCAAGGGGGGAGGAATGTTTTCACTACGCCACGGAAAGAAGACGATAAAGTGGAAATAACAAGCGGGGTTTTTGAAGATTTTAGCACAGGGACGCCCATAGGGTTTTTAATACACAACCAAAGGGCTAGGATCAAGGATTATGATAACATTAAAAACCTTTTCAGGCCTAGCCATGCGGATTTCACTTATTTTCATAAATACGGCATCAGAGATTTTAGGGGTGGGGGGAGGAGTTCAGCTAGAGAGAGCGCTATAAGAGTGGCTGCTGGGGCGTTTGCTAAAATGCTTTTAAGAGAAATCGGTATTGTTTGTGAAAGCGGGATTATAGAAATTGGGGGCATTAAAGCCAAAAATTACGATTTTAATCACGCCTTAAAAAGCGAGATTTTTGCCCTAGACAAAGAGCAAGAAGAAGCGCAAAAAACAGCCATTCAAAACGCTATCAAAAACCACGATAGCATAGGGGGTGTGGTTTTGATTAGAGCAAGGAGTGCAAAAACTAATCAAAAGCTCCCCATTGGTTTAGGTCAAGGGCTATACGCTAAATTAGACGCTAAAATCGCTGAAGCGATGATGGGGCTTAACGGGGTGAAAGCGGTTGAAATAGGCGAGGGGGTAGAAAGCTCTTTATTAAAAGGCTCAGAGTATAATGACTTAATGGATCAAAAGGGGTTTTTGAGCAATCGTAGCGGAGGGGTTTTAGGGGGCATGAGCAATGGGGAAGAAATCATTGTTAGAGTGCATTTCAAACCCACGCCAAGCATTTTCCAACCTCAACAAACCATAGACATTAAGGGCAATGAATGCGAATGTTTGTTAAAAGGCAGGCATGATCCTTGCATTGCGATTAGGGGGAGTGTGGTGTGCGAGAGTTTGCTTTCATTGGTGTTAGCTGATATGGTATTACTCAATCTGACTTCAAAAATAGAGTATTTAAAAACGATTTATAATGAGAATTAAACGAAATTGGATACAATCAGCTTAAAAAGGATATAAATGGAAAAATTACCTAAAAAACGAGTTTCTAAAACCAAATCACAAAAACTTATCAATAGCCTAACCACCCAAAAAAACAGAGCCTTTCTCAAAAAAATCAGCGCTAATGAAATGCTTTTAGAGTCAGAAAAAGGGGCGTTTAAAAAAAATGAAGCTTATTTTATTTCTGATGAAGAAGATAAAAATTATGTTTTAGTGCCAGATAACGTGATCTCTCTTTTAGCAGAAAACGCCAGAAAGGCTTTTGAAGCCAGGCTTAGGGCGGAATTAGAAAGGGATATTATCACCCAAGCGCCGATTGATTTTGAAGACGTGCGCGAAGTTTCCTTGCAATTGTTAGAAAATTTACGCCAAAAAGATGGGAATTTGCCTAATATCAACACCTTAAATTTTGTCAAACAAATCAAAAAAGAACACCCTAATTTATTCTTTAATTTTGACAACATGTTCAAACAACCCCCTTTTAATGAGAATAATTTTGAAAATTTTGACAATAGCGATGAGGAAAATTTTTAATGCAAACCATTGATTTTGAAAAATTTTCACAATATTCCAAGCCCGGCCCGCGATACACTAGCTACCCAACAGCGGTGGAATTTAAAGAAAATTTTAATGAAGAGAGCTTGAAAACGGCGTTTTTCAACCATGACACTCTCAAAAACCCCATGCCTTTATCGCTTTATACGCATTTGCCCTTTTGCAGGAGCGCATGTTATTTTTGCGCTTGTTCAGTCATTTACACGAGCTTAGAAGAGAAAAAAACCCGATATATCAGCTACCTTAAAAAAGAACTCGCTCTTTTAAAAAACGCGATGGATACCAACCGAGAAGTGGCGCAATTCCACTATGGAGGCGGCACGCCGACCTTTTTTTCGCCCATTCAATTAGATGAAATCACCCAAAGCATTCAAGAAGTTTTCCCTAATTTCAGTCAAGATGTTGAAATGAGTTGTGAGATTGACCCTAGGCATTTCACTAAAGAACACATGCAAACCTTGTTTGATAGGGGGTTTAACCGCTTGAGTTTTGGGGTTCAGGATTTTGATTTGGAGGTTCAAAAAGCCATTCATAGGATCCAACCTTTTGAAATGGTTCAAGAATCCGTGAAGCTCGCCAGAGATTACGGCATCAAATCCATTAATTTTGATTTGATTTATGGATTACCCAACCAGACTAAAGAGGGTTTTTTAAAAACTTTGGAATGGGTTTTGAAACTGGATCCGGACCGATTAGCGGTGTTTAATTACGCGCATGTGCCTTGGGTGAAAAAAACGATGCGTAAAATTGATGAAACCTTGTTGCCAAGCCCTAGAGACAAGCTAGAGATTTTAGAATCCCTTATTAGTTTTTTAGAAAAAGCCCATTACCAAATGATAGGCATGGATCATTTCGCTAAAAGCGATAACGAATTGTATTTAGCCCTTCAAAAAGCAGAATTGCGCCGTAATTTTCAAGGCTATACCACGAAAAAATTCACTCAAACCATTGGCATTGGCGTTACAAGC contains:
- the rnc gene encoding ribonuclease III — translated: MKNKRSQNSPYITPNSSYTALEKALGYSFKDKRLLEQALTHKSCKLALNNERLEFLGDAVLGLVIGELLYHKFYQYDEGKLSKLRASIVSAHGFTKLAKAIALQDYLRVSSSEEISKGREKPSILSSAFEALMAGVYLEAGLAKVRKIMQNLLNRAYKRLDLEHLFMDYKTALQELTQAQFCVIPTYQLLKEKGPDHHKEFEMALYIQDKMYATAKGKSKKEAEQQCAYQALQKLKEAK
- the aroC gene encoding chorismate synthase — its product is MNTLGRFLRLTTFGESHGDVIGGVLDGMPSGIKIDYALLENEMKRRQGGRNVFTTPRKEDDKVEITSGVFEDFSTGTPIGFLIHNQRARIKDYDNIKNLFRPSHADFTYFHKYGIRDFRGGGRSSARESAIRVAAGAFAKMLLREIGIVCESGIIEIGGIKAKNYDFNHALKSEIFALDKEQEEAQKTAIQNAIKNHDSIGGVVLIRARSAKTNQKLPIGLGQGLYAKLDAKIAEAMMGLNGVKAVEIGEGVESSLLKGSEYNDLMDQKGFLSNRSGGVLGGMSNGEEIIVRVHFKPTPSIFQPQQTIDIKGNECECLLKGRHDPCIAIRGSVVCESLLSLVLADMVLLNLTSKIEYLKTIYNEN
- a CDS encoding DUF2603 domain-containing protein, whose amino-acid sequence is MEKLPKKRVSKTKSQKLINSLTTQKNRAFLKKISANEMLLESEKGAFKKNEAYFISDEEDKNYVLVPDNVISLLAENARKAFEARLRAELERDIITQAPIDFEDVREVSLQLLENLRQKDGNLPNINTLNFVKQIKKEHPNLFFNFDNMFKQPPFNENNFENFDNSDEENF
- the hemN gene encoding oxygen-independent coproporphyrinogen III oxidase; its protein translation is MQTIDFEKFSQYSKPGPRYTSYPTAVEFKENFNEESLKTAFFNHDTLKNPMPLSLYTHLPFCRSACYFCACSVIYTSLEEKKTRYISYLKKELALLKNAMDTNREVAQFHYGGGTPTFFSPIQLDEITQSIQEVFPNFSQDVEMSCEIDPRHFTKEHMQTLFDRGFNRLSFGVQDFDLEVQKAIHRIQPFEMVQESVKLARDYGIKSINFDLIYGLPNQTKEGFLKTLEWVLKLDPDRLAVFNYAHVPWVKKTMRKIDETLLPSPRDKLEILESLISFLEKAHYQMIGMDHFAKSDNELYLALQKAELRRNFQGYTTKKFTQTIGIGVTSIGEGSDYYTQNYKDLHHYEKALDLGHLPVERGVALTKEDTLRKEVIMQMMSNLKLDYSKIEEKFSVDFKAHFKKELEKLKPYEEVGLLSFNPKGFEMTKTGGMLVRNMAMEFDAYLRGGEKHFSKTL